A single window of Metallosphaera hakonensis JCM 8857 = DSM 7519 DNA harbors:
- a CDS encoding cbb3-type cytochrome c oxidase subunit I: protein MATREEIRRIEQEKLMEWARRYQEVLNREAKRSVFSKVLYTEEYKTLSIKLLLTAVAWLFIGGAFALFLRGQAGLSSTGTPVVLDPAYYFQAMTNHVMDMVFGAAFTAVFSLAFYVIPALNGSRLVKWPKVANFGFWLNNLALLMMNLGGIQNQYLFTFLNPLQASVTWYIGYGTMVIAEWMEMVSVIGTSFEGRVPGRLVPTAIGFIVMDMIMMALANISVFIADMWSLFSPIGGLNIYLFGIPNAEVWKGLFWFADHPLVYFVPYTLSGCIIAVAPLYARRPMYSVRFTRWLIPTAFVLGSSVYVHHIVDDPWPLILRDIFAQTSTALVAVPFAALWLLFFITLGDPRKLKWDVGLAFIYAAAVWNIIGGIQAEPTNPTPALDPTIHNTGWIFGHFHIMLALYSVGGVLGIVYVAGPFLLGKQWYSTKLGWLHFWGWQAGMGLFAAVSSEGGLFGLIRREVAWAGFYEVYYQLIMIAGWLAGFATIIFAYNLILTLLYGEKTPKTDIDLWAVYSIALERYGMRREGYREEELPLMLPPDGMIRVNAETASSGGGSGLSATKSVTIERRLPKNELEVPDDSQIKP, encoded by the coding sequence ATGGCTACTCGAGAGGAAATTAGGAGAATAGAGCAGGAAAAGTTGATGGAATGGGCAAGGAGATACCAGGAAGTACTGAATAGGGAAGCAAAGAGATCCGTGTTTAGTAAGGTCTTATACACTGAAGAGTATAAGACGTTAAGCATAAAGTTGCTACTAACTGCGGTTGCGTGGCTCTTCATAGGAGGAGCCTTTGCCCTCTTCCTGAGGGGACAGGCAGGGCTTAGCAGCACCGGTACCCCGGTGGTCCTAGATCCTGCGTACTACTTCCAGGCGATGACCAACCACGTTATGGACATGGTATTCGGGGCAGCATTCACGGCAGTATTCTCCCTAGCTTTCTACGTTATACCAGCATTGAACGGCTCCAGGTTGGTCAAATGGCCCAAGGTCGCGAACTTTGGCTTCTGGCTCAATAACCTAGCTCTTCTTATGATGAACTTAGGAGGAATACAAAATCAATACTTGTTCACTTTCCTGAATCCACTTCAGGCTTCGGTCACCTGGTACATAGGCTATGGTACAATGGTTATTGCCGAGTGGATGGAAATGGTATCTGTTATAGGCACCAGTTTCGAAGGTAGAGTACCAGGAAGACTAGTACCAACTGCCATAGGCTTCATTGTGATGGACATGATAATGATGGCTCTGGCCAATATCTCGGTCTTCATTGCTGACATGTGGAGCCTGTTCTCCCCAATTGGCGGGCTTAACATCTACCTGTTCGGGATACCCAACGCGGAGGTTTGGAAGGGACTGTTCTGGTTCGCGGACCATCCGCTGGTATACTTCGTACCATATACGCTCTCAGGGTGCATCATTGCAGTGGCCCCGCTTTACGCTAGGAGGCCCATGTATAGCGTCAGGTTCACGAGATGGCTTATTCCTACGGCATTCGTACTTGGTTCCAGCGTCTACGTGCACCACATAGTTGATGATCCCTGGCCGCTGATTCTTAGGGACATATTTGCCCAGACCAGCACGGCACTCGTAGCTGTACCTTTCGCAGCACTCTGGTTACTCTTCTTCATTACGCTTGGGGATCCTAGGAAGTTGAAGTGGGATGTGGGGCTTGCCTTCATCTATGCAGCTGCAGTCTGGAACATCATAGGCGGTATACAGGCTGAGCCGACCAACCCGACCCCAGCCCTCGATCCGACCATCCACAACACGGGTTGGATATTCGGTCACTTCCACATAATGTTAGCATTATATTCCGTAGGGGGTGTCTTGGGGATAGTTTACGTTGCAGGTCCATTCCTTTTAGGGAAGCAATGGTACAGCACGAAACTTGGGTGGCTGCACTTCTGGGGCTGGCAGGCGGGAATGGGGCTCTTCGCAGCCGTTTCCAGTGAAGGAGGCCTCTTTGGTCTCATCAGGAGGGAAGTGGCCTGGGCCGGGTTCTACGAGGTCTACTACCAGCTCATAATGATAGCCGGGTGGCTGGCGGGATTTGCGACGATTATATTCGCGTACAACCTGATATTGACACTACTATACGGAGAGAAAACCCCGAAGACTGATATAGACCTCTGGGCAGTGTATTCCATAGCCCTAGAGAGATACGGTATGAGAAGAGAGGGATACAGAGAGGAGGAGTTACCTTTGATGTTGCCCCCTGACGGAATGATTAGAGTTAATGCTGAGACAGCTTCTAGCGGAGGGGGCTCAGGACTTTCGGCCACCAAGTCTGTTACTATAGAGAGACGCCTCCCTAAAAATGAACTAGAAGTACCTGATGATAGTCAAATAAAACCGTAA
- a CDS encoding cbb3-type cytochrome c oxidase subunit I, which yields MIYLTMATREELRKIEREKLLEWSRAFHSVQDREARRSVFMKLLYTEDYRILSIKLTLAGIMFLFIGGAFALFLRGQAGLTSTGAPVVLDPAYYFQAMTNHVMDMIFGAAFNVVFAIAFYMIPALNGTRLVKWPKLANTGFWLNILALFMMNLGGIKNQYMFTFLNPLQASPTWYIGYGLMIVAEWMEMASVLGTSFLGRIQDKLVPTAIGFIVMDMILMALGNISVFIADMWSLFSPIGGLNIYLFGIPNAEVWKGLFWFADHPLVYFAPYTLTGATIAITPLYARRPLYSVRFTRWLIPTLFILGGSVYVHHIVDDPWPLILRDIFAQTSTALIAVPFAALWLVFFITLGDPRKLKWDPGFAFIYAAAVWNIIGGIQAEPTNPTPALDPTIHNTGWIFGHFHIMLAIYSVGGLLGALYVVGPDLFGKQWYSVKLGWLHFWGWQAGMGLFAIASSEGGFFGLIRREVAWAGFYEVYYQLLLIGGWLAGFATIIFAYNLALTLLYGQKVERPEIPLWAVQTIAMERYGMRREGYTEEELPLALPANGMTIARENSNNISTGSAAGTMASGTYQDREVRVNLKSQEGNDPRP from the coding sequence ATGATATATTTAACAATGGCTACTAGGGAAGAATTAAGAAAAATAGAGAGAGAAAAACTTTTAGAATGGTCTAGGGCATTTCATTCTGTTCAGGATAGAGAAGCCAGAAGGAGCGTATTTATGAAATTACTCTATACTGAGGACTACAGAATACTGTCAATAAAACTGACACTGGCCGGGATAATGTTCCTCTTCATAGGTGGTGCCTTTGCCCTCTTCCTGAGGGGACAGGCAGGGCTTACTAGCACTGGTGCGCCAGTAGTTCTAGATCCTGCGTACTACTTCCAGGCGATGACCAACCACGTTATGGATATGATATTCGGAGCTGCCTTTAACGTTGTCTTTGCAATTGCGTTCTACATGATTCCGGCCCTAAACGGAACCAGGTTGGTGAAGTGGCCAAAGTTGGCGAACACTGGTTTCTGGCTTAACATATTGGCCCTATTCATGATGAACCTGGGAGGAATAAAGAACCAATACATGTTCACTTTCTTGAATCCGTTACAAGCTTCACCGACTTGGTACATAGGTTACGGGCTAATGATCGTTGCCGAATGGATGGAAATGGCATCTGTTCTGGGGACATCTTTTTTGGGAAGAATACAGGATAAGTTAGTTCCTACTGCTATAGGCTTCATTGTGATGGACATGATACTAATGGCTTTAGGTAATATCTCGGTCTTCATTGCTGACATGTGGAGCCTGTTCTCCCCAATTGGCGGGCTTAACATCTACCTGTTCGGGATACCCAACGCGGAGGTTTGGAAGGGACTGTTCTGGTTCGCGGACCATCCGCTGGTATACTTCGCCCCTTACACTCTCACTGGAGCAACGATCGCCATAACTCCACTTTACGCTAGGAGGCCCTTATACAGCGTCAGGTTCACGAGATGGCTGATACCAACCCTCTTCATCTTAGGAGGTAGCGTCTACGTGCACCACATAGTTGATGATCCCTGGCCGCTGATTCTTAGGGACATATTCGCTCAGACCAGCACGGCCCTAATCGCCGTACCTTTCGCAGCGCTGTGGCTAGTGTTCTTCATTACGCTTGGGGATCCTAGGAAGTTGAAGTGGGACCCTGGGTTCGCCTTCATCTACGCAGCTGCAGTCTGGAACATCATAGGCGGTATACAGGCTGAGCCGACCAACCCGACCCCAGCCCTCGATCCGACCATCCACAACACGGGTTGGATATTCGGTCACTTCCACATAATGCTGGCGATATACTCCGTAGGTGGACTATTGGGCGCGCTTTACGTCGTCGGGCCGGATCTGTTCGGGAAGCAATGGTACAGCGTTAAGCTGGGTTGGTTGCATTTCTGGGGCTGGCAGGCGGGAATGGGGCTCTTCGCGATCGCTTCCAGCGAAGGAGGTTTCTTCGGCCTAATCAGGAGGGAAGTGGCCTGGGCCGGGTTCTACGAGGTCTACTACCAGCTACTGTTGATAGGAGGTTGGCTGGCGGGATTTGCGACGATTATATTCGCGTACAATCTGGCCCTCACTCTACTTTACGGACAGAAAGTGGAGAGACCCGAAATTCCCCTATGGGCTGTTCAGACTATAGCCATGGAAAGGTACGGAATGAGAAGAGAAGGTTATACGGAGGAAGAACTTCCCCTGGCCTTGCCTGCAAATGGGATGACAATCGCAAGAGAAAACAGTAACAATATCTCGACGGGCTCGGCGGCAGGTACCATGGCAAGCGGAACGTATCAAGACAGGGAAGTTCGCGTTAATCTAAAGTCTCAAGAGGGAAATGACCCTAGACCATAA